One region of Eretmochelys imbricata isolate rEreImb1 chromosome 2, rEreImb1.hap1, whole genome shotgun sequence genomic DNA includes:
- the SRI gene encoding sorcin isoform X3 gives MAYPGHPGAGGGYYQGGYGAAPGGPVFHGQTQDPLYGYFAAVAGQDGQIDADELQRCLTQSGIAGGYKPFNLETCRLMISMLDRDMSGTLGFNEFKELWAVLNGWRQHFINFDSDRSGTVDPQELQKALTTMGFRLSPQAVTAVAKRYSTHGKITFDDYIACCVKLRALTDSFRRRDTSQQGVVNFQYDDFIQCVMSI, from the exons ATGGCGTATCCTGGGCATCCCGGCGCTGGAGGCGGCTACTACCAGGGCGGG TATGGAGCTGCTCCAGGAGGACCAGTGTTCCATGGGCAGACTCAAGATCCTTTGTATGGTTATTTTGCTGCGGTAGCTGGGCAG gATGGACAAATAGATGCTGATGAGCTGCAGAGATGTCTGACCCAGTCGGGCATAGCAGGAGGGTATAAAC CTTTCAACCTAGAGACGTGCAGGCTCATGATTTCTATGCTGGAT AGGGATATGTCTGGTACATTGGGATTCAATGAATTTAAAGAGCTCTGGGCTGTGTTGAATGGGTGGAGACAACACTTCATAAATTTTGACAGTGACAGAAGTGGTACAGTGGATCCTCAAGAGCTGCAGAAAGCCTTGACAACTATGG GATTTAGGTTGAGCCCACAGGCCGTGACTGCAGTCGCAAAACGATACAGCACCCATGGGAAGATTACATTTGATGATTACATTGCCTGCTGTGTAAAACTCAGAGCTCTCACTG ACAGTTTTCGAAGAAGGGATACATCCCAGCAGGGTGTTGTGAATTTCCAGTATGATGAT TTCATACAGTGTGTTATGAGCATCTAA
- the SRI gene encoding sorcin isoform X1 produces the protein MAYPGHPGAGGGYYQGGYGAAPGGPVFHGQTQDPLYGYFAAVAGQDGQIDADELQRCLTQSGIAGGYKLFGCLGDICLFQMLAFNLETCRLMISMLDRDMSGTLGFNEFKELWAVLNGWRQHFINFDSDRSGTVDPQELQKALTTMGFRLSPQAVTAVAKRYSTHGKITFDDYIACCVKLRALTDSFRRRDTSQQGVVNFQYDDFIQCVMSI, from the exons ATGGCGTATCCTGGGCATCCCGGCGCTGGAGGCGGCTACTACCAGGGCGGG TATGGAGCTGCTCCAGGAGGACCAGTGTTCCATGGGCAGACTCAAGATCCTTTGTATGGTTATTTTGCTGCGGTAGCTGGGCAG gATGGACAAATAGATGCTGATGAGCTGCAGAGATGTCTGACCCAGTCGGGCATAGCAGGAGGGTATAAAC TATTTGGCTGTCTAGGAGATATCTGTCTGTTTCAGATGTTGG CTTTCAACCTAGAGACGTGCAGGCTCATGATTTCTATGCTGGAT AGGGATATGTCTGGTACATTGGGATTCAATGAATTTAAAGAGCTCTGGGCTGTGTTGAATGGGTGGAGACAACACTTCATAAATTTTGACAGTGACAGAAGTGGTACAGTGGATCCTCAAGAGCTGCAGAAAGCCTTGACAACTATGG GATTTAGGTTGAGCCCACAGGCCGTGACTGCAGTCGCAAAACGATACAGCACCCATGGGAAGATTACATTTGATGATTACATTGCCTGCTGTGTAAAACTCAGAGCTCTCACTG ACAGTTTTCGAAGAAGGGATACATCCCAGCAGGGTGTTGTGAATTTCCAGTATGATGAT TTCATACAGTGTGTTATGAGCATCTAA
- the SRI gene encoding sorcin isoform X2, translated as MVQTELVPRPIESICLYGAAPGGPVFHGQTQDPLYGYFAAVAGQDGQIDADELQRCLTQSGIAGGYKLFGCLGDICLFQMLAFNLETCRLMISMLDRDMSGTLGFNEFKELWAVLNGWRQHFINFDSDRSGTVDPQELQKALTTMGFRLSPQAVTAVAKRYSTHGKITFDDYIACCVKLRALTDSFRRRDTSQQGVVNFQYDDFIQCVMSI; from the exons ATGGTTCAGACTGAACTGGTTCCTAGGCCTATTGAAAGCATTTGTCTG TATGGAGCTGCTCCAGGAGGACCAGTGTTCCATGGGCAGACTCAAGATCCTTTGTATGGTTATTTTGCTGCGGTAGCTGGGCAG gATGGACAAATAGATGCTGATGAGCTGCAGAGATGTCTGACCCAGTCGGGCATAGCAGGAGGGTATAAAC TATTTGGCTGTCTAGGAGATATCTGTCTGTTTCAGATGTTGG CTTTCAACCTAGAGACGTGCAGGCTCATGATTTCTATGCTGGAT AGGGATATGTCTGGTACATTGGGATTCAATGAATTTAAAGAGCTCTGGGCTGTGTTGAATGGGTGGAGACAACACTTCATAAATTTTGACAGTGACAGAAGTGGTACAGTGGATCCTCAAGAGCTGCAGAAAGCCTTGACAACTATGG GATTTAGGTTGAGCCCACAGGCCGTGACTGCAGTCGCAAAACGATACAGCACCCATGGGAAGATTACATTTGATGATTACATTGCCTGCTGTGTAAAACTCAGAGCTCTCACTG ACAGTTTTCGAAGAAGGGATACATCCCAGCAGGGTGTTGTGAATTTCCAGTATGATGAT TTCATACAGTGTGTTATGAGCATCTAA